The window CCGTGGGGCTGCTCTCTGCCCCCACCAGGGCACCCCCCACCAGGTCCACATTGACGTGGCTCTgtgcctgcctgccccagggatggaTTTGGGAAGCAGCCCAGCACTCCCACCCCAGGGGAGATGGACAGGGCTGTAGGCAAGGACCTGACAGAGGAGGGGAGCCCAGGCAAGAGCCTGGTACCTGTGGGCGCTCTCAAGGAGATCCAGGTCCTCCTGGTGCCGCTGCTGGAGACTCTCCAGCAACAGTTTGTGTTGTGACCGCTCCAGCTCCAGTGTCCGGACCTGCCAAGCACCCGGGGAGAAGGTCCTTGTGCTGCCCTGGGGACAGAGCTCCCACAGCAGCACTTGGTGGCTGTAGGCATCTCTGGACAGGGAggtttctcctctctcctctgtcaCCCTGATGCTATCTGGAGCGGACATggccccttctccttcccctgggTCGCCCGTGGTCCCCCATCCAGCAGGTGATGGGGCTCAcctggctctccagctctgccacacgGGCCTGGGCGCTGAGCAGTGCTGCCCGACAGCCTGATGCATCCTCGTAGAGCTGGGCTGCGGGAGCCCCCAGCCTCCTCTCATGCAGCAAGCCCACGGCTGGGGACTCTGCCTAcagggatggagagagaagaTCAAGGCCCTTCAGGATCAGTGGCTTTGTGGTGTGACTGTCAGCCCCCAAAGGAAGGCACATGCCTCAcctgcagctgtggggcagcctgGAGATGTTCCCTGGGTGTGATAACCTGCGGAGACACAGGGATGCTCTCAGGGAGGTAAAGCCCTGGGGAGAACATCTCCTCCTAGCCTGGGAATGTCGATCCATCCCCAGCCTACTACAGTCCCTCCTCTACCCTGCTCCAGCCCAACCCAATTGCTGGTCTGGGTCCCTTCTCCCCAGCTGACACTCAGCAGCCTCTACCCCAGACACAAGCATGCTGGGCTCTTCCTTCTCTGGGAACAGACTCAAGGATAAGACCATGAATCTTCTGGGAGACAGCGTGTGTCCTGCCACCAGGGCAGGGCGAGGAGGCCCAGCTAGATGAGAAATGGAGGCTTCAAAGACCAAGCAAGAGCTGCCCTCTCTGTCAAAGGCTCTAATTCCCCTTCAGTTGTCTAGAAGCAATTTCAGAGCATCTTCACCACCATACTGGGGAAAACCAGCTGAAGAAAAAGTCCTTTATCAACTGGAGCCTCTGTTGTCTAACTAGTGTAACAGATATATGCCTGGGGAACTATGTACATGCTGCTCAGGCAATGCAGGGTTGTAAACGCATGATTTACAAAGCATCCATTGCGCATGTGCTTTGGCCTCATAAATACACCTTGTGGCATCTCGGGGCTCTCCAAACACTCTGCCTCCATGAACACGGGCTCCTAGAGGTGCAAAGCAGGGCACATCCTTCCTCCCGCCAAGGGAGCACGGACAGAGTTGGATGCTAGCAAGTCGGCAGGGGAGGGCTTGCAATCACCGCCCCGACCCCGCATCTCCTGGGGACATGGGACCAGCAGACCTACCTGAGCGAGCGGGGCAGGGCCCTGCATCTCCTGCTCTCCTGGGAACAAGGCCGTGGAGACTGAAAATTGAACAAGTCCACGATTCAGACATGGCAATGGGAACCATCCCCTCCCAGAAGGACGAGGGCTTGGGTCTCCTGGGCAGAGCGAGAAGGGTCCTGCTCCGCTCCAGCAGCTGGTGACAGGGATGGAGGGTCAGACAGGTTTGTCCATACCcgcacccccaccccaccccacacaCGATGGTGGGACTCTGCTCCGCAGAGTAAGCCTGGGGGCAAAGCACGGCTCCTCCTCCATCCTCATCACCTTGGGAGGCGGCCGGGTCCCCTAAGCTTCTTTCAATGGCCTCTGAGCTGGTGCACAGCCTCggcccagggcaggagggggtcTTCTAGCACACAGCACTAGTGGGACGAGTGTGGGgccagcaggagggaagggggagagagaagggacagCAAGAACTTACGCCCACCCATCGCTCAGTGAGAGCAAGTCCCTTGCAGCCCTCTGATACCCCAAAGGCAGTGCTACGGAGCTCAGCATGCCCCAAGCACGATGTCCCCACCTCGCCATGAGATGGGGATGGTGGGACCCTGCAGCTTGGCAGCCCACTCAGACAACGGCTGGTCAAAGCCTGGGCAGCGTTCACGTGGCCAAGGGCGATGCTGTggctcctgccttttttttttgcggggtgggggggaccctCTCTGCATACTGCTGCCCAAACCACCCAGCCACATGGAACGCACCCAGGGTGCTGGCGTCTCTGGAGGGATCCCCCTTCGCAGCCTCTGGCGGGTGAGCTGAGGCTCGTTTCGTGCTGAGCCAGGGGACCGGCTGCCTGCGTGGGCACAGACACAAGTGATGTACAGCAGTGTCACAGCTCAGGGAGAGGCACACGGACATTATCCTGCTTGGCATTTCTTTAAGTTTAAAGCTTGGCTGTTCCACTGTGATCAAATAGGCAAGAGCCTGACGATCCTTCAAAGCTGCCTTCCCTCCCAGTTACAGAGGTCCCAGACCAAAAGTGATCCTTGCTGGCTACCAGCTCTCCCCATTCCCCCATctcacccacacagctgctttctgcaggaaaTCTCACCCATGGAGGATGCCTGAAACGTGAAGGAGGCCTTACCTGGAGCTGTCTGCGCTCGCTGCCTTGTCCTGCAGGACAGCTGCCTGCTGCGGTGCTCCTGTGGAGGCGGCTGGCTGGCTGCAAGCAAAAAGCATCCTATGTGGGAGAGCCGAGGAGGCGATGAAAGACAAGATCCTTTCACCCAACATCAGTCCCTGCCTCGCAGGTGAAAGCCTCTGTCCCACTCAGCTGCGGCAGGATTCAGCCTTTTGGCTGCAGAGGGAGCAAAGACACCCCAAAACCTCCAACACCGGTGTTCCTCCCTGCTACATCCACCCCCTTCCCCTgggcagccgcagccccagcTAACACACCCCTGCCCATGATACACGGCTCTCTGCATTCACTTCCGAGTCCCATTCGAATGGCACAAGTCTGAACCTGTGTCTGTGTAAACCCAAACTGGAGGAGGTGGTTTGCCTGGACCTAAGAGGAATGAAGGGGAACGAAGGCAGGAACGAGGAGCACGGggggagcctgtggggctgtgctgACCCAGGACAGCTCCGCGGGACCCGGGGCAGCGTGTGCAGGCCACAACTGGAAGGAGAGCCCAGAGGTGTAATGGGACTGTGGGCTGGATGAGCGGGAGAAAGCCCCCGTGTTATTACCCCAACCTGAGACAAGATAGCGCTTAAAATTAGCTTCTTAAATCTGAGCCAAGGGTTTCTGAGGGGTCCTGCTGGAGCAGCCACACATGGAGCAGATGGGAGCGCTGCAGCCATCAATCGTGCCTTTACCTGACGGGAGAGCAGGGATCCAGCCCTTCGCCTGGGGCCTCCGAGGGCTTGGCACTTCTATCCTGGGCCTTCGCCTGTGCTTGGGCTTTCTTGCGAGACAAGGCAGCGCTCAGccagttctcctcctccagcGGGTCGGGCttagctgctgcctcctccgcagCCGGGAGCTGGCTGGTGGGGCCGGGGCGCCCAGCTGTGGCAGGACTCGGGTAGCTGACCACAGGACTGGCTTTCACTGGGGACGGCGGCTCCAAATCCATAAAATCCTCATCTTTCAAGCCCAGCCAGTcgcctccagccctgctgccccgcACAGGGCTCCGGCTGGATGGAGGAGGAGGTTTGGAACGGGGCTCCGTTTTCGGTTTGCTGCTGATCTCTGCTGAAAACCTGCTGCAAGAAGAAGCAGTCGCATACCTGCCCGCAAGGGGATGCTGGGGACTCTGCCTGCTCCGCCACAGGGGCGGCGTGGCTGGTGGCTGGAGCAACAGACACATACAGAGCACTGTACCTCACCGACTGCCTTCTCGACGGCCGGCCCTCAGGCGTGGAGGCCACTGTGGGCTGGTACGCTCCAAAGACAAAATCCTCCTCGTCCCaaccctcttccttctctgttcagACAAGCAGCCTTGAGTCAGCGCCCAGAGGAGCAGCTAGCAGCAAAGacagcagccctcctcctcctcccctgcaatTCCCACTGGGATCGCTGCCTCTGGGAAAACACAGCTGGAAACATCTTCCCTGGAAACCCACGAGCAGCGTGGCTGGGAAAAGCGTCTTTGCTGGGAATCAGCCCACGTCTGAAGGCAACTCAGTTATGGCTACTGTGCAAATGCTCCCAGGCTGCTTTGAGGGCAGAGTACAACACTTTTGCATTAGCCACCTGCCCCGTGCTGAGAGCCCGTTAGCAACCCTGCTCACCACTACAGAAAGGGTATTTCCCCTGCAAGGGCATTAGAAATCAATCTCATTCTCCCAAGCCAACGCTGTCACTGCTGCAGACCTTCCCAGCATCCCTGGCTGTGCTCACCTGGCTGTTTTTGGTACTTCTTATCCAGTTTGAACTCCCTGCGCTCTCCCGTGCCTGGCTGTTCCAGGATTTTGGCCACGGAGCCTCGTCCCAGCAACTCATCCAGCTTGGAGCGGGCTGGCCGGAGCTCCTCTCTGTTGGGGACAGAGCGGCAGATGGGTTTCTCCGAGAGGCAGTGCTGTTCTTCGTCACACAGCCTTGCCAGTGTGCTCTGGCTCTTCTCTGCGAAACAAGGCTGCTCTTGCCCCTTTCTGGGACCCACAGGCAGAAGCTCTAGCATCCCCCACCCAGCATGGTGGCACCATCTCAACGCACAAGCCATCCCCTGCTTTACTCCCACTGCCTCTTCACTGCCCTTACTCTTCTGccttctttccctgcttctcaTCTCCTTTTGGGCCATTGCCAAATCCCAGTGCATCGATCAGGTTGTCACCATCATCTTCAAATGTGAGCTCCTCCCTCCTCCGGACTGGGGCCACGGTGTGCAGGGGTGTCTGGGGTGAGGGTGGCTCTGCGGATGGGATCACACACAGTAGGTGGTTTgatcagggcttttttttttttttaacaaaagatcAAAGCAACCCTGCCTGCTCTTCTCTCTCAGGACCATTtaacaaagtaatttttaaataattcttttcagtGACCAAATCTCACAGCAAGTGACAAAGTGGCAAAGCACCACTGCCTGGTCTGTGGCCATGCATCCACTGATGGGACATTGCTGGGTGTCACTGGGGTTTCCAGCCCTGGCTAACACCAGGAGCTTTTTTAGCTTTGCAAGTTTCCAGTCAGATAATTCCTGCCCCCCTTTGTCCAAAGTCCCTGCTCCACCAACGCACCTTAGTTCTTGCCCTAACCCACCAGCTGCTACTTGTGTCCAGAGTGGATTTATCGAGTTGAAAGGCGATTTTAGGGGACTATCAGACCCATTAGCATCCCTGCTGCAGGAACAAGAGGGATGAGTGCCTGTAACACAGCCACAGTGCAGCTGGATCCCACCCAGCGGTGCCCCAGCTGTGGTTTGTCGTGGACCGGCGATGCCCTCAGTCACCCAAATCCTGACCCAGAAAACTTGTTCTCATTTGGCAACGTGCAGAACAGGCTGGATGAGGTCAACGGTAAGATCTGACCCTCCATTCCCAGAAAGGAAAGGTCAGTTCTGTAACCTGTGGCACGCTGAAAATATCAAGCATTCTGTGAGCTGTGTCACAATTAACCCCGTTACCAAGTTGCTCTATAAATGACCATACTGGTTAATAAGAGACGGGACTAGGTGGCTTTCAATTTAATCAGTTTGGACCTCACACAAACTAACCCAGGCTGCTGATTCATTTAATACAAAGAGCATGCATCGAGCAACCCTGCTTACCTTTCTCTTTGCTCcgttctgtttttttctcagagCTGCTTCTAGTGCCTGTTGGAGCTGGCTTCTTGGGAGCATCCTGCTCCTCATCAGATAAAAGCCCTGCCAAAGGATCATCTAAATCTGCGAATTACCCCGTAGGGGCAGGAaaggagaataataataaaaacaaacaaaaccaatgtTATTTAGAAGAACGGTTCTGCACTAAGCCAAGCACTATCCCCCACCATGCGCACATGGGGACAGGAGACCGTATCTGCCCAAAGCCACGAACGCAGGTTCTGCAGGGACCTGGGATACCCTTGAGGCTCCCTGAACTTCAAAACACTCATGAGTTacatttctgttcagtttttccacattttctttcttctagaagAAAACAACTCAAAATGTGGGTGCTTTAACGCTTGAACACTGTTTAGgcaaagaaaaaggggagaagaaagcCCACCTAAATCACCTAAAGCCCACTGGTGATTTTAACAGATGCTAATCTTGGTTAAAGTGCAGGCTTTGACAACCAGATCTCAGCTGTGCCAGGAAACCACCCCCCGTTTGGAAGTTGGACGGAACCCCCCCTGACACAAGGGCTCCCAAGTGTTACAGACAGTCATGAAAAACCAAAGCACACGTGAAAATGCAAATGCCCCCAGGAATCGCCTCCCAGCCCCATCCTGGGGAGGGCCTCAAACAcagagctgtaattttttttccctttggtcaCCTCTGAAGGATTAGATTTGCACCGGCATCGTAGGGGTGAAGGACTCAGTATCTCATTAACCAGCCAAGCCTTTGGTTAACAGAAGAGGCAAGCTATGGGCGAAGAGCAAGGGCAGAGTCCTCAGCTGCCCCCGTGCATCTATATGCTGAAGTGAAGCAACATCCTACCTTCAAAGTTAAATTTCTTGTACTGTCGGGAAGCAGGGGGGGAAGAGAGTGGCTTCTTCTCCACCGCAGGTACAGACTCTCCTAGAAAGAGAGGCCACGGCTCTCAGAGACAAGATGCTGCAGAGACacccctctcccaccctggcTGAAGGTCACTTTTCCGGCAGCAGCCCCCTAAAAGCACATATTGCGACACACAGTCTCCCCACAGCCCTGCGGGGTGGGAAGCCTCTCTGGAGGGGGTCTCCTTGcaagcagagaagaagaaaagggccTGGGGAAAAGCAGGGCAGTTTGGGGACTGGCATGTCTTAAATGCAACCCCTCTGGCTCTCCTTCCACGCAGACCAGGCAGATCCCTGGTCTTTGACCTGCACCAGGGAAGGGCCAAATAGTGTTCGGTGGGAGGCGGCAGCGTGGCCGTTGTTGCTGCTGACGTTAGTGATGTTACCACACCACGACAAGAGGCCAGGCCAGGGATCTCCCAAGGGAGAACACATGGCCAGAGAAACACTCTGTGACTGGGACAGCCCCAAAAAGGACCAGGAAAAGGATTTTAAGAACAAATCCACTTTTTGTTCCCTATCCCGGAAGAAAATCCCCCCTGCTCATTTGGAACCAGGCTATGAAAAGAAGAGCAGAATCTCCTTTTTACCTTTCTCAGGAGCTAACAACTTCCCTGAGGTTTTTATTGCTCCTCCCGAGGAGTCACATTTCCCAGGACCTTTCACGGTTGTCTTCCCTGGCCCAGAATTGGGTTTCGATATTCCCAGGAGATCAGCTTCCATATCGTCCATGTCCTGGAAAGCGACAGGATGAGGACGGGAGCAAGGTGAGCGCTGCTAATGCCTCAAGCGCTGCTTCTCCCTTCGGAGGCTGGTGCTGGAGGCCATGGCTGCAGCACATGTGGGGCTGAGATGAAGGATACTTATGCACTTACCTTCAGGGTCTGCAGCAGAGCTTGTGGGTCTGCATCGGAGGCACTGGATCCCTGCAAGCCAAGGAGGGCAGAGATCAGAGACAAGCAGACTTTGGAAACTCCTCACCCCTTGCTTCCATGCTCTGGCCCctggttttcctcattttatgGGATGGAAGAATACATGCCCAACTCCTCCTGGCATCCCCCTCACTGGAAACCCCCTGTGCCTTGATTTCTTTGCTGAGATCCTGCTGCCTCCGGGGGAAGCATCAGGAACACCCAGGCCATTGCTTTGGGTAAGGGTCCTTCCTACAACACTTTATCCGAAGCGCTCCCAGGAAGGTTGGGCTGCAGCACAATGTGCCCCCCTGGCTTTGCTCCATCTCACCCAGGGCACCTGGAAGCCCTTCTCCCACTGTCCACCCACTCCCCCATCCCATCTTCCCCACCCCACAGCGATGCCAGAGAGGGGTTACCTCTTCAGCCAGACTTCATGGTTCATCCCCGATAATCCCACTGCTGACTTGGATGGGGTGACACCAGGGGCAAGCCTGGCCTGGCTCAGTCCCAGCCCTCAGGACACCCGGGCTCTCTCATGAAATTTGGGCTCACCTCTGCAGCTTCGATGTCCTCTGCAGGGAGTTTGCTGAAGAAATCATCCTCTAGAAAGGACCTGTGACACAAGCCCGGGGGTTAGCAGCACCACACGTGAGCTCGGCAAGGGTGCCCTGGGGACAGCCAGGCCAGGTGGCGGGAGGTGGAGGGGACCACATGGGCACACCGCGGCAGCCACATCATACAACAGAAAATGAGGCTAAAATAGCACTGGGATAAAAGATAGTAGTGCTGGGACTGCCATATTTAAGCAAGCAACTGTTATAAGGGAGATTTTACAGAAGATGTACAGGGCTGGGGACACCTAACTCTTGCTGGAAAGCTTCAGGCTCTGGGCTCCCAGTTCCCAAAGGCATTGCAGGTAACTCGCTTCCCAGGCAATTGCTATGGGAGCAGGAAGCAAGGTGGAGAAGCCAAGGACAGGGCAGGTCAGAAGGACTTGGGGAGCACAGAGAGATCTCCAAGTGGGAGAGGCTGTGTCTCAAAGGCACTCACTTCTTGCTGGCCTGTGAGCTGGTGCCCCGGGctctcccactgctgcccctggCCAGCTGGGAAGCTCTGGAAGATTTAACAGAGGTTTCATCTGGAAACAAGACAGGGAGAGATTAGGATGATGGACACAGGCATATTCCTGGCCTAGGCACTCCAAAGAGGGATTTGCTGTCTCCCCATGAGCCGCAGAGGCTTTTAATCGGCGATGAACTTCACTTCGCCTCCCCAAGCTGACGTCCAACCTATTCAATGGCCTCTGACTCTGGGAAACCCTGCTCTCCGCTCTGTTCCCTGCTTCATCCCCCCTCACAACCGGAGCCCCTCGGAGATCAGTGGCTGTTGCACCAGCCATTGCTCCCAGGCTGTTGCTCCCAGGAGGGGAGTAAGAGTACAAGGATGCTGCCCTTTCAGATACAAAGAAGGTTCATTTTACCATCATAACCCAGGAGGTCACCAAGCACATCATCAATAGAGCCTGAAATGAGACAAAGTAAAGGTGTTGAGGCGGGTGAGCTCACCAAGCAGGTGTAGAAAAGCTCCCAATTTCAATATGACTTGCTCTTTGGAAATCCCCCAAGAATAAAGGTTTGGTCTCAAGCATCATCAGCATAAGGCCTTCCTTGCTGGTCTAGAGAGAACTGCCAGGACTTGATCCAGTATTTTGTGGATAAAAGATTGGGCTTCACTTAGTCAGAAATGGGATAGGGATATCTTTATCAAGTGAGCCAGCTGCTTTCTATTCAGTTAGTCACTGGCCACAAGCAGCACTTAATCTGTGAGCTCTCACCCCGCAGTATCTCAGAGCCCATGGGCAACCCCAAAAGCACTGCTTCGGTATCAGGGGCTGCAGGAGGCCTCTAAACAAGCAGTTAGGGAGTAAGTGAGGGGAAGAACTGAAGTAAATGCATATATTCTCCCCTGGATTTGGGAAAGCCCACAAGAGAGGAAGATAGAACACCAATAAGCAAATCCACTTGACGTGAGAGGCCGCTGGCTATCTCTGGTTCAGGAATGACACGATGCACTCAACTGCATCTTTCAGACAAGGACTATGGAACATTTCAGTAGCCAGGACTGCCACCTGATCCCAGAGTCCCCCCTCCTCTGTCCCACGCATTCCCAGCAGATCAAAGCACCTACGGACAGCGAAAGGAAAGCACACAAGCGTACGTACCTCTTAAACTTTTCTTAGGTTTTGTAGCCTATGGAGAAAGACAAATTTCCTTGTTAGAAAACAACGCAAGTCTGACCTGGACTTTCTCAGAACACTAAAGCCAGAGGCAGGTTTCTCCAGAGAATCCC is drawn from Aptenodytes patagonicus chromosome 16, bAptPat1.pri.cur, whole genome shotgun sequence and contains these coding sequences:
- the FBF1 gene encoding fas-binding factor 1 isoform X5, with the protein product MDDMEADLLGISKPNSGPGKTTVKGPGKCDSSGGAIKTSGKLLAPEKGESVPAVEKKPLSSPPASRQYKKFNFEDLDDPLAGLLSDEEQDAPKKPAPTGTRSSSEKKTERSKEKEPPSPQTPLHTVAPVRRREELTFEDDGDNLIDALGFGNGPKGDEKQGKKAEEEELRPARSKLDELLGRGSVAKILEQPGTGERREFKLDKKYQKQPEKEEGWDEEDFVFGAYQPTVASTPEGRPSRRQSVSRFSAEISSKPKTEPRSKPPPPSSRSPVRGSRAGGDWLGLKDEDFMDLEPPSPVKASPVVSYPSPATAGRPGPTSQLPAAEEAAAKPDPLEEENWLSAALSRKKAQAQAKAQDRSAKPSEAPGEGLDPCSPVSQPAASTGAPQQAAVLQDKAASADSSRQPVPWLSTKRASAHPPEAAKGDPSRDASTLVSTALFPGEQEMQGPAPLAQVITPREHLQAAPQLQAESPAVGLLHERRLGAPAAQLYEDASGCRAALLSAQARVAELESQVRTLELERSQHKLLLESLQQRHQEDLDLLESAHRSRVKVVEETYGQREERLRQEKEQLAAQLLSQSQDAEQARAELLAQHQQRLAALEQQSALELERLRELQRASVQEMRKDHEEQLQRLKRLKDQEIDAVTSATSHTRSLNGVIEQMEKFSSDLHDLSHKVEATHHTTSQELAVGARQRDKQLKVLQDRLSQQQRDMEEERNRLQEVIAKMEARLGEQSRLLEQERWRATAEQSKVESLQHSLEERRRVMTQQLSMERAELERAKSALLEEQKLVMQKCSEERRKLAAEWAEFHTQQQLSKERMERNMDRALQMDSQREGTIMSLAKEQAELKIRGRELKAKEEQLAKDRELLDEAWQELRLEKEKVNGAVLRIRQREEEIKSMTKLSSQKYEEGEQALREAHRMESEHQTKLQVMQQHLEQLKQQEQRLHQERLSMAHQRRQLEQLREELPNNPVMPLTTDQDLSAPTEGLSSMLFPLTVAAPHARALVPDFLPPIRVLPRHSLGDSGETLAMAGPTELYAKLLLLKHRAQQDRDFLEDEQFFLETLKKASYNTSSLSD